From the Ilumatobacteraceae bacterium genome, the window AGGATCACGATCGTGAACAGCAGCCCGTAGAGGGCGATCGGGCCGATCTTCGGGAGGAAGGTGCCCTCGTACCACTCGGTCCCTCGACGGCGCTCACCGATCATCCGAGTGAGGAAGCCGGCCGCGAGCGGGATACCGAGGAAGATCAGGACGGACTTGGTGATGTCCCACACCGTGACGTCGATCCCGTCGGAGTCCAGGCCGAGCACGCCGGGGAGCAGTTCGAGGTAGAAGTAGCCGAGCAGGGAGTAGGCGGCGATCTGGAACACGGAATTGATCGCGACCAGCACGGCAGCGAGTTCGCGGCTCCCGCAGGCGAGGTCGTTCCAGATCAACACCATCGCGATGCAGCGGGCCAGGCCCACGATGATGAGCCCGGTCCGGTACTCGGGCAGGTCCGGTAGCAGCACCCACGCCAGGGTGAACATGAGCGCCGGGCCGATGAGCCAGTTCAGCACGAGCGACAGGACCAAGGACCGTCGGTCGACCACGCTGCCGATCGAGCGGTACTCGACCTTGGCGAGCACCGGGTACATCATCGCCAGAAGTCCGACGGCGATCGGAAGTGACACCGAGTCGATCTTGACGCGGTCCAGCGTGTCGTCGAGCCCGCTGAAGGTCTTGCCCAGCAGGATGCCCGACACCATCGCCACGCCGATCCACACCGGGAGGAAGCGGTCGAGCGTCGACAGCCGGGCGACCACGTGGTGTTCGTCGGGTTCGGCGCGGACGTCGGTCTCGTGGGTCATGCCGGCGACCGTTCGCCGCCGCCGGCGAGCGCTGCGTCCGCGCCGAGCGCGGCCCGGATCGCGGCCAGACAGCCGGGGTTGAGCCGGAACCATGCCCACTTGCCGCGCTGTTCACGGGTGATCACGCCGGCCTGCACGAGCTGTGAGAGGTGGTGGCTGACCGTCGGTTGCGACTTGTCGACAGCGCTGGGCAGATTGCAGGCGCACATGTCACCGGTCGGCGACGTGGCGATCAGCGAGAGCAGCCGGAGTCGGGTGGGGTCGGCCAGCGCTTTGAGCTGCGCGGCCAGCACCGTCGCGCCGGTGTCGTCGAGCGGTGCTTCGAGCACGCAGCAGTCCGGGGTGCAGGCGATGTCGGTGTCGGTCATGAGAAACATATTGACAGACTTCGATACATCTGGCAACATATCGACATCAGTCGATACGAAAGGAATCACACATGCGTCTCCAACTGGCCCTCAACGTGACCGATCTCGGTGAAGCGGTCGACTTCTACTCCAAGATGTTCGCCACCGACCCGTACAAGGTGAAGCCCGGCTACGCGAACTGGGAGATCGAGAACCCGCCGCTGAAGCTGGTCGTGTTCGAACGGCCCGACGCTGAACCCGGCTCGATCAACCACCTCGGCGTCGAGACCGAGTCGGCCGACGAAGTCGTCGCCGCTGAGGCGAGGGTCGCCGCGGCAGGACTCGCGACCTCGGGGATCGACGACACGATCTGCTGCTTCGCCGAGAAGGTGGAGACGTGGGTGCAGGGCCCCGAGGGGCACCGGTGGGAGTGGTACGTCAAGCAGGCCGACCACGAGACCCAGCTCGAGAACGTGATCGTCGCCGGCGCCGGTGTCGGCACCACCGCCTCGGTCGCCGCTGGCGCCTGCGGTTCCGGCGACTGCTGCTGATCCGTCGTGGAGGAGCCGGTCGGTCCGCCCCGACCGGCTCCTCGCCCGCGACGTGATCGCCGGGCGACGGCCTTCCCGCCTGCCGTCAGATCTGCTTCGGCGCCGATGGCGGCGTGGGTGGGGTGCTGTCGGAGTGCCCGGATCAGGTGTCGTTCGACGGATCCCACTCGACCGTCGGGTCGGGGATCGCATCGATCTCGCGCTCGGCGCGACTGCGGGCCCGTGCCCGCTCGATCAGGTCGTCGACGTCGTCCGGGTCCTCGGGGTCGACCGCCGACCCGCCGGCGGGACCGGTCGGCTTCGCGTTGCCGTTTCGGGTGGCGATCATCTTCTTGACCTTCACGATCAACCAGATACCGCCCACGATGATCACCAGCCAGATGAACACCGTGCCGATCGGGATGCCGCCGCCGCTCGCGGTCGAGGTCGAGGGGTCGGTGGTCTCGGGGAGCACGCCCGACGAAGCGATGCCGTGGTCCGTCGCCGACTCGATGTTCGCCGCCAGTGCCTCGGCAGCCTCGTCGATCGTGGCGTCGCTGCCCTCGTCGATCGCGAAGTGGGAGATCGTGATGCCGTACGGGCCCTGACGCCAGGTGAGTGTCCGGGTCCAGAGACCCTCGTCGGCGCCGAAGAACGCGACGCCTCCGTCGAAGGGCGCCTCGGCCTCGTCGAGCTCGTTCTCGGTACCGACCACGACCGACTGCTCGACGAAGGCACGCGCCGCTTCGTCGGTGGTCCAGAGCGTGATCTCACGCAGGAGGATGTCGTCCTCGCCCGAGGTCCACACGTCGACGGCGGCACGCATCGCCCGGGCCTCGGCGGAGGCGCCGTCGACATGGGCCGTCGCCTGGGGAGCCAGCGGCGCGTATTCCTCGAAGGTGAGATCGGCCGCCGCCCCGTCGGCCAGGTCGAAGCCGGCAGGCACCTCGGTGCCGAGCAGCTCGGCCGGGCTGGTGGTGCCCGTCGCGGTCGCGAGCGCGGCAATGACGATGGCGAGTGGCTTCATGGCTATCCCCTGTATCCGTGGGTGATCGGCATCCGGCGATCCTTGCCGAACGCCTTCGGGCTCACGCGGACGCCGGGCGGCGATTGGCGTCGTTTGTACTCGGCGATGTCGACGAGCCGGGTGATCCGACGCACGATGTCGGCGTCGTTGCCCATCTCGATGATCTCCTGGGCGGTGCGGTCCTGCTCGACGTACAGCTCGAGGATCGGGTCGAGCACCTCGTACGGCGGGAGCGACTGGTCGTCGCGCTGGTCGGGCCGGAGCTCGGCCGACGGCGGTTTGGTGATCACGTCGGGAGGGATGACGTCGCGCCCGGCAGCCCGGTTGACGTACCGGCAGAGTTCGTACACCTCGAGCTTGAGGACGTCCTTGATCACGGCGTACCCGCCGACCGAGTCGCCGTAGATCGTGAAGTACCCGACCGCCAGCTCGCTCTTGTTGCCGGTGGTGAGCACCATCCAGCCGAGTTCGTTGGAGAGTGCCATCAGCAGCTGGCCGCGACATCGCGACTGGAGGTTCTCGTAGGTGAGGCCGGGCTCGCGACCTTCGAACGACGGCCCGAGCATGTCGATGTACGCCTGGAACGCCGGTTCGATCGAGATCGTGCGGAAGTCGATCCCGAGGTTCTCGGCGAGCAGTTCGGCATCGGATTTGCTGTGGTCCGACGAGTAGCGCGAGGGCATCGACACACCGTGCACGTGCTCGGGTCCGAGCGCATCGGTCGCGATGCAGGCGACGATCGTCGAGTCGATGCCGCCGGACAGACCGATGACGACGTCGCTGAATCCGTTCTTCCGGAGGTAGTCGCGCGTGCCGAGCACCAGCGCGTCGTACAGCTCGCGGTGGGTGTCGAGCGGCTCGGCGATCGGCGATTCGATGACGAGGTCCTGGGTGCGTGGCGCGCCGCTGACGTGGACGATCGGGAGTTCGGCGTCGGTGGCCTTGCCGCGCGGATCGAGCAGTCGGCCGCGCCACACCGGCGGCACGGGCACGTCGACGATCATCACGTGGTCGACGAACTGTGGCGCCCGCGCGAGCAGGTTGCCGTCGGCGTCGACCACGAACGACCCTCCGTCGAACACGAGCTCGTCCTGGCCGCCGACCTGGTTGACGTACACGATCGCGGAGTGGGCATCCTGGGCTCGCGTCGCGACCATGCGCTCGCGTCCGGTGTCCTTCTCCCAGTGATACGGGGAACCGTTGATGTTGATGTTGAGTTCGGCGCCGCCGGCGGCTTGGGTCGCCAGTGGGCCGTACGGCGACCAGATGTCTTCGCAGATCGACACGCCGACCTTGATGCCGCCGATCTCGTACAGCTCGAGCGGGTCGTTGTCGGTGCCCGGCGTGAAATACCGCTGCTCGTCGAACACGGCGTAGTTCGGCAGGAGGCGCTTGCGATAGGTGCCGACGACCTCGCCTCGCACACAGACCGCAGCGGCGTTGTACAGGTCGCGGTCGGCGTCGACGAACCCGACGACGGCCGCACACTCGCCCGTGTGGGCCGCGAATGCATCGAGCGTCTCCCGGTTGGCCGTGACGAATCCCGGCTTCAGGACGAGGTCTTCTGGCGGGTACCCCGTGGTGGAGAGCTCGGGGTAGGCGATCAGGTCGCACCCCGAGGCCTCGGCGTGGTCGTACGCCTCGATCAGCTTCGCCAGGTTGCCGTCGAGATCACCGACCGTCGGGTTGATCTGAGCGAGCGCGATACGCAGAACGGTCACCCGTTCAGGGTAGCGACCACCACCATCAGCATCGGCGTTCGGCACGCCCAGCTCGACACCGTCGCGACAGGGGCTCCGACGCGGCGGGCACGCAGGCCGTGCCGCGGTGCTGCGGTCGCGTCGCGAAGCTGGGGCCCACACGGGGATGTCGTCGCGACATGGCCGAACAGGCGGGTGGGTCGGCGCCGGGCGTGTCGCGGCGTTGCGGGTGGGGCGCACGTCGTCGCGACACGGCTTGGGCTTCGCTGCCGGTCCCGACGGCGGTCGGAACCGCTGTCAGTTGGAGAAGTAGCCGACCACGTCGACGACCAGGTCGGTCGCGACGAGGGAGGTGAAGAACGTCGTGTCCGCGTTTGACACGGTGGTGAACGCCAGTGCGGCGCGCGTCTGACCCGACGCTTCGTAGTTCACGCTCGACACGACCGGTGGGTTCGGGCCGGGGTGGGCCGAGATGTAGCCGGGGGCCGACGTACCCGTCGCCGTGATGTTCTGTACGACGGCAGAAGCGCCTGCGGCAGCATCGGGGATCGCGACCTCGCGCGGGTCGAGCGCCGACATCCTGGTCGTGCCGATCTCGAGTCGACTGTCGACGCTGCGGGTCGGGGCGATCGTGTTGTAGAGCCCCGTCGTGGACGATTCGGCCGAGTCGTCGGTGACGTAGCCGAGCACATCGACCACGACGTCGGAGATGTTGAGCGTCTGCAAACTGACGAACGCCGCGCCGTCGAGCGGGATCACCATCATGTTCGCCCTGGTCTCACCGACGAGGACGTTGACGTTCGACGTGCCGGTGTACGCCGTGCCGCCCGGGTGGCCGCCGACGAAGCCGCCAGGGGCCGCGCCGGAGATCGCGCCGACCGAGATCACGATCGCGCCGACGGTGCCGTCGCCGGGAACGTCGGGATGGGCGAGGACCTCGACATCGATCCGGTCGCCTTCGCGTGTCCACGGGTTCGGGCTGCCCGAGTCGATCTCCTCGCCGGCCGGAAGGCGGGTGTCCGCGACCCTGCTCGGGTCGATCGCGACGAATCGCCCGTCGTCGGTCGCTCCATCGGTGGCGACGAACCAGCCCATCACGTCGACGACGACACGGCCGGTGGTCGACGACTCGAGCACGAACGTGCCGTCGTCGGCCAGCGCGACGACGGCACTGTTGGCGGCGGTCGTCCCGGGACGGTCGGCGTTGAGGGCCGACGTTCCCGGCCGCGGTGTCCGTGACGCCCATGCGCGCACGAATCCAGGGCCTGCCGTCCGGTCGTACGTGAGGTTGACGAGCGCAGCTGCGGCGCCGGCGGGCGGGTCGAGGTCGACGACCCGAGTCGTACCGTTGAACACGTCGCCGCCGGCCGCGGCACCCGTCCCATCGCCCGTGTCGTAGGCCCGGAACGGTGTCACCGGCACCAACTTGAGGCCGCTCCCGTCCGGCTGAGCCGGCATCGACGGCGGGCTGATCATGCGGAGGCCGCCACCGACCTCGACGTAGTAGAGGACCATGGTGCCGTCGGCGTCGAACCCGAACGTCATGTCGGTCAGACCGAACGCGCCGGTCGCGAACGGCGTGCCGTAGTCGATGCTGCCGTCGGCCTCGCGCAGCCAGATGCGGCCGCTGCCGCCGTCGCCGAACAGGTACGCCCCGTCGAACTCCTCGGGCCACAGACCGTCGGGCACGAACGCGCCGGCGGTGATGTACGTGCCGAGCGCGCGCCCGTACGACGTGACCGGGTCGGTGAGCGCGGCCGGCGGCGCCGGGCAGTCGGAGGTCTGACCCTGCGGGCACGACCCTTCACGTGTCGGCCACCCGTAGTTCGCGCCGACCTCGCTCGCATTGACCTCTTCGAACGTGCCCTGGCCGACGTCGTTGATGAAGAAGTCGCCGGCACCGTCGTTGCGATCGACAGCGATCCGATACGGGTTGCGGAGGCCGTAGGCGTAGATCTCCTGGCACGTGGTGGTGGGCGAGGCGTTGATACCGCTGGATGCACAGCGGGAGGTGCCGGCGCCGCTGAACGGGTTGCCGGGCGCAGGCGCGCCGGTGCGCGTGATGCGAACGATCTTGCCGTTGAGCAGCGACAGGTCCTGCGCGGCGTCGTTGGAACCGGCGGAACCCGAGTTCCCGCGCGGGTCGGTGCCGGCATCACCGATCGCGACGAGGAGGTTGCCCTCGCCGTCGAAGTCGAGATCGCCACCGTTGTGGTTGCCGCCGGTGGACGCGATGTTGTCGAGCAGGATCGTCTCCGAAGCGGGGTCGATCGAGTCGCCCGTCATCGTGAAGCGGCTGACCCGGTTGACGCAGCCGGCGGCGGTCGACGCCGTGTAGTACACGTACACCCAACCGTTGCCGAGGAAGGCAGGGTCGGCCGTCAGACCCAGCAGCCCACGTTCACTGTTGCTGCACGGGGAGAGGTCGATGGCGGTGGTGAACGCGTCACCCGGTCGAGCGACGCGCACGCGGCCGGTGCTCTGCTCGAGGACGACGATCTGGTCGCTCGGCAACCATTCGACGGCGGTCGCCCGGTCGGCGCCGGCCACGAACGTGTCGGTGAATCCCGCGGGTGGCGTCGCCGCCTGCACCGGTCGGTCGACGGTGGCCGTGACGGCCGACGCGGTGACGAGGGCGCCGACGCCGAGGAGCAGTCGAAGTCGCATGGACCGAACGTACTGCGGCTCGCCGGCCGTGTTCGCGCGGGCCCCGGCCGGTCGGGTGCGGTCAGCCGTGGCCGGCGATGTCGACGACGACGTCGGCGTCGGTCAGCGTGAACACGCACAGGGCGCCACTCGTACTCAGCTTCGCGACGACCTCGTTCGCCCGCACGACACCCGTGTCGTAGTTGAGGCTGCTGGCGGTCGGCACGGTGCCGCACGGGTACACGGTGGCGAACCCCGGGCCGCCGCGCCCGATCACGGTGACGTTGGCGACGACGGTCTCGGCGTCGTCGGGGATGTCGCCGCGTCCGGCGATGTCGATCTCCCAGGTCGTGCCGGCACGCCGAGTGCCGGTGGCGCGGAACACGCCGTCGAACGTCGACTCGGCCCGCGAGTCGGCGTACCGCCGTGGCCCGGTCGTCTCGACGCCGGGGTCCGCAGGGAGATAGCCGACGACATCGACGATCACGTCGACGCCGGTCAGCGTGAACACGCACATCGTGCCGTCCGGCGAGAGTCGGGCGACCACCTCGTTCGGGCGGGTGATGCCCGGCCCGTAGTTCAGGCTGCTGGCGTTCGGCACGGTGCCGCAGGGGTACACGGTCGCGTATCCCGGATCGGTACCGCCGGTCACCGTGACGTTCGCGACGACCGCGGTCGCATCGGCCGGCACCTCGCCGCGTCCGGCGATCTCGATCTGCCAACTCGTACCGCCGCGCCGGGTGCCGGTGGCGCGGAACCCGCCGTCGAACGTCGACTCGGCCCGCGAGTCGGCGTACCGACGCGGCGAGAACGGCTCGTACGGTGACTCGGCGCTGACGTAGCCGACGACGTCGACGATGACGTTCGCCTGCGTTAGCGTGAACACACAGAGCGTGCCAACGGGAGAGAGCTTGGCGACGACCTCGTTCGCCTCGACGCCACCCGGGCCGTAGTTGACGCTCGACGCTGTGGGCACGCTGCCGCACGGGTGGACGGTGGCGAACCCGGGACCGGCGCCGTCGAGCACGGTCAGGTTGACGACGGCGGCCGTCGCGCCGACGGGAACATGGCCCCGGCCGGCGATCTGGATCTCCCACCCCGACCCGGCGGGACGCGGGCCGGTGGCGCGGTGGCTGCCGTCGAACGTGTCCTCGTCACGCGAGTCGGCGTAGCGGGTGGGGGTCAACGGTTCGAATGCGGCCACGGTGGCGGGTTCGCAGACGTCCCCGATGCCGTCGCCATCGGCATCGCCCTGCGACGGGTTGGCGATCGACGGGCAGTTGTCGTCGGCGTCGGCGACACCGTCTCCATCGCTGTCGACGAACGAGATCCTGACGTCGAAACGCGTGGTGGCCGTTCGTCCGCCTGGGTCGGCGACCGTCACCGCGACCTCCACGGTTCCGTCGGCGTCCGCCGGGGCGGTGATCGTCATCGATCGAATCGCGCCCGCTCCGTCGATCGCGATGTTGCCGTCGGGCAGCAGCGACGGGTTGTCCGAGTCGGCGGTGACCGTGAGCGAGCTCGCGGCATCGTCGGCGTCGGCGACCGAGATCGTGATCGGGTCGGTGGACCGACCGGGTGTGACCGTGATGTCGGCGATCGCGCCGATCGTCGGGCGGCACGAGGCTTCGTCGCCGAGCGCGGTGAGCGACGCGACCGCATCGACGCGACCGGCGCCGACGGCATCGACATCGAACGCGCCGATCGGCGCCGCACCGTCGGTCAGGGCCGACTCGATGTCGTCGGCGTCGGCACACGGCCGAGCGTCGGCGAGGACCGCGGCGACGGCGGCAGCGTGCGGTGCAGCGGCCGACGTGCCGAAGAACCGGAAGTCCGGGCCGGCGGGCGACCCGAAGAAGGAGTTGACCGCGCCGTCGGTCGCCGTGATGTCGATGGTCGAGCTGGCGCACGGTGAGATCGCCGGTCGGGGTGACACGCCGGACACCTGCTGCCAGCAGAGTGACGCCGGGCCGCGGCTCGAGAACCTCTCGGGAGCGGTGGTGGTGTCGTACCTGATGGCGGCGACCGACACGGCGGTCGACTCGGCCGAGTGGCCGAAGATCGTCGGTCCGACGATGTCGCCGTTGGCCGACTCGTCGTACTCGACGGCGGACAGCCCGCTCGACCTCACGAGCACGGTCCGCAGTCGGGGTGTCCCGGTCGGGTCGGGGCTCGCTCCGTAGCGGGCGACGACGATGTCGAACGTGCGCGTCTCGCCGGTCGTGTTCCGGTAGCTGAGGAACTCGCCGGCCCGCTGGTTCGCGGCGTTGTCGAGCTCCGACGCGGCGACGATCGTCCCGGTTGCGGTGTCGACGAGATAGAGGTCGAGGTCGGTCGTGACGCCGTACATCGGCTCGCTCCAACCGAGAGCGAGGACGATCTCGCCGCCGTTGACGATGGTGAGTCCGCCGCCGTGGTCGACGGCGGCGCCGCCGTCCATGTCGTGGCACGCGTTCTGGAACACCGGCACGCCCACCGGACAGGAGGACGGTCGGAAGGCCGGCGACTCGTACGAGGCGACATCGTTCCCGCCGACGATCGCGTTGGCGTTGCCGGCGGACGTGAAGTGCATCACGCCGCGGGTCGTCCGGTTCTCGTCGATCGCCTGTGCGATCAACCCGTCTTGGAACATCGGTTCGAGGAGGTAGCCGATGTCGTCGGTGATGATGTCGGCGCCGTCGATCCCGAGTTGTCGGATCTGGGCGGCCATCGCGACCTCGCCGTCGAACCCGCTCGCGAACACCAGGTCGGCGCCGGGAGCGAGGTCGTGCACGATCTGGAGCATCGCTCGCCCCTCGTCGGAACCACCGCCGGCGAACTCGGCCTGCACGGTGACCGGACTCGTCCGGTCGCACGGGTTGCCGGGGCCGGGAAGTTCGCCTTCGGCGATGTCGGCCGTGGCGCCCCCGAGGTTGTCGAACGAGTCGGAGATGACGCCGATGACGACGCCCGACCCGTCGGCACCCGACACCGATCGCAGGTCGTCGGCGCCGAGGTGGGCGTCGCCCTCGCTGATCGTTCGGGTCGTGCACGGGGGATCGCTCGGAGCTGCCGGAGCGCGCCGCTCGGGCGCGACGGATCGGTCGGCACGGAGCGGAGCGACGACCTCGGTCACGTACGTGACCGTCGGCAGATCGGCCAGGCGTCGGAGTGCGCCGATCGGCACCGCAACCGTGGCGAGCACGGGTCCGTCATCGGTGGCGATCAGCTCGGCGCCGACGTCGGCCAGGGAAGCGAGGGCGGCCGCGGTCGGCTCGGCGAGTGTGACGTCGACGACGAGCCGGCCGCGCCCGTCGCGAAGCAGGGAGCCGACCTCGCTGGCCGGGAGTCCGGCGGCGACGGCCAGGCCGTGGGTGGACCGCCCGATCGGCGAGAGCTCGGCGACGGCGGCGAGCCGAGGGCTCAGGCCGTCACCGCGTACGGGCGCGAGCGTCCGGCCGACGGCGGGGGACACGACGGGAAGCGCAACGGAGGGAGGGGGCATCGACATCAGCACGACGGCCGCCACCGCGAACGCGGCGGCCTTCCTGCCTGGCCGGGACATGTGGGCGATCATGCGGCTACGGAGGTCATCCTGGCTTCATCGGTCACCCTTCCGCCGATCATGAGTCGGTATCCGCGGTGAACGTTCCGACCCGACCCGAGCGGAACGCGGCTCCTAGCTTGGGCCGGAGCATCGACGAGGGGGTCGTATGAAGTTCGTCTGGTTCAACCTGCAACCGTGGCCGGACCTGCCGGAGAATTTTCGGCAGGAGCACCGGTCGGTCTGGGTCGACATCCCGAGTTCGCTGTTCGATCCCGAGCGCGCACACGAGGTGTACAACTCGTACCTCGACCAGCTCGAGTTCGCCGACGAACTCGGCTTCGACGGGATCGGCTGCAACGAGCACCACCAGAACGGCTACGGGCTCATGCCGAGCCCCAACATCATCGCCGCGGCGCTGGCGCGCCGGACGAGCAACGCCGCGATCTGCGTGATCGGCAACTCGATCGTCGGCTACAACCCGCCGACCCGGGTCGCCGAGGAATTCGCGATGCTCGACTGCATCTCCGGTGGCCGCCTGATCGCCGGGTTTCCGGTCGGCACGCCGATGGACACCAACTTCTGCCTCGGCCAGATCCCGGCGCTCACCCGCGACAAGTACGTCGAGTCGCACGACCTGATCATGAAGGCCTGGACCGAGCCGGAGCCGTTCGCGTTCGACGGCCGGTACACGAAGTTGCGCCACGTCAACATCTGGCCGCGGCCGGTGCAGCAGCCGCACCCGCCGGTGTACATCCCCGGCGGCGGATCGATCGAGACGTGGGACTTCTGCCTCGACCACGACTACAACTACTCGTACCTGTCGTTCAGCGGGTACAAGGCGGGCAAGTCGCTGCTCGACGGCTTCTGGCAGCGCCGCGAGGAGCGCGGCGATCGTGACGACAATCCGTACCGGGCGAGCTTCGCCCAGATCATCGCCGTCGCCGACACCGACGAAGAGGCCGAGCGGCTCTACGCCGAGCACATCCTCTACTTCTTCAACAACTGCCTGCACGTGTACCCGGGCTTCGCCGACCCGCCCGGCTACCGAACGCTCAAGACGCTCAAGGCCGGCAAGCTGAGCCAGCTCCGCAAGGAGTCGATGGAGCTCTTCCAGAAGCTGACCTGGAGAGACCTGGTCGAGTCGGGTGCGGTGATCGCCGGCAGCCCCGACACGGTCGCCGAGCAGATGGAGACCCTGGCCGCC encodes:
- the arsB gene encoding ACR3 family arsenite efflux transporter, yielding MTHETDVRAEPDEHHVVARLSTLDRFLPVWIGVAMVSGILLGKTFSGLDDTLDRVKIDSVSLPIAVGLLAMMYPVLAKVEYRSIGSVVDRRSLVLSLVLNWLIGPALMFTLAWVLLPDLPEYRTGLIIVGLARCIAMVLIWNDLACGSRELAAVLVAINSVFQIAAYSLLGYFYLELLPGVLGLDSDGIDVTVWDITKSVLIFLGIPLAAGFLTRMIGERRRGTEWYEGTFLPKIGPIALYGLLFTIVILFALQGDAITGAPWDVVRIAIPLVIYFAVMWGGAFAVGVALGLTYERNTSIAFTAAGNNFELAIAVAIGVFGVSSGQALAGVVGPLIEVPVLVGLVYVALWARQRWYPPAA
- a CDS encoding metalloregulator ArsR/SmtB family transcription factor, giving the protein MTDTDIACTPDCCVLEAPLDDTGATVLAAQLKALADPTRLRLLSLIATSPTGDMCACNLPSAVDKSQPTVSHHLSQLVQAGVITREQRGKWAWFRLNPGCLAAIRAALGADAALAGGGERSPA
- a CDS encoding ArsI/CadI family heavy metal resistance metalloenzyme yields the protein MRLQLALNVTDLGEAVDFYSKMFATDPYKVKPGYANWEIENPPLKLVVFERPDAEPGSINHLGVETESADEVVAAEARVAAAGLATSGIDDTICCFAEKVETWVQGPEGHRWEWYVKQADHETQLENVIVAGAGVGTTASVAAGACGSGDCC
- a CDS encoding NAD+ synthase, which gives rise to MTVLRIALAQINPTVGDLDGNLAKLIEAYDHAEASGCDLIAYPELSTTGYPPEDLVLKPGFVTANRETLDAFAAHTGECAAVVGFVDADRDLYNAAAVCVRGEVVGTYRKRLLPNYAVFDEQRYFTPGTDNDPLELYEIGGIKVGVSICEDIWSPYGPLATQAAGGAELNININGSPYHWEKDTGRERMVATRAQDAHSAIVYVNQVGGQDELVFDGGSFVVDADGNLLARAPQFVDHVMIVDVPVPPVWRGRLLDPRGKATDAELPIVHVSGAPRTQDLVIESPIAEPLDTHRELYDALVLGTRDYLRKNGFSDVVIGLSGGIDSTIVACIATDALGPEHVHGVSMPSRYSSDHSKSDAELLAENLGIDFRTISIEPAFQAYIDMLGPSFEGREPGLTYENLQSRCRGQLLMALSNELGWMVLTTGNKSELAVGYFTIYGDSVGGYAVIKDVLKLEVYELCRYVNRAAGRDVIPPDVITKPPSAELRPDQRDDQSLPPYEVLDPILELYVEQDRTAQEIIEMGNDADIVRRITRLVDIAEYKRRQSPPGVRVSPKAFGKDRRMPITHGYRG
- a CDS encoding PQQ-dependent sugar dehydrogenase is translated as MRLRLLLGVGALVTASAVTATVDRPVQAATPPAGFTDTFVAGADRATAVEWLPSDQIVVLEQSTGRVRVARPGDAFTTAIDLSPCSNSERGLLGLTADPAFLGNGWVYVYYTASTAAGCVNRVSRFTMTGDSIDPASETILLDNIASTGGNHNGGDLDFDGEGNLLVAIGDAGTDPRGNSGSAGSNDAAQDLSLLNGKIVRITRTGAPAPGNPFSGAGTSRCASSGINASPTTTCQEIYAYGLRNPYRIAVDRNDGAGDFFINDVGQGTFEEVNASEVGANYGWPTREGSCPQGQTSDCPAPPAALTDPVTSYGRALGTYITAGAFVPDGLWPEEFDGAYLFGDGGSGRIWLREADGSIDYGTPFATGAFGLTDMTFGFDADGTMVLYYVEVGGGLRMISPPSMPAQPDGSGLKLVPVTPFRAYDTGDGTGAAAGGDVFNGTTRVVDLDPPAGAAAALVNLTYDRTAGPGFVRAWASRTPRPGTSALNADRPGTTAANSAVVALADDGTFVLESSTTGRVVVDVMGWFVATDGATDDGRFVAIDPSRVADTRLPAGEEIDSGSPNPWTREGDRIDVEVLAHPDVPGDGTVGAIVISVGAISGAAPGGFVGGHPGGTAYTGTSNVNVLVGETRANMMVIPLDGAAFVSLQTLNISDVVVDVLGYVTDDSAESSTTGLYNTIAPTRSVDSRLEIGTTRMSALDPREVAIPDAAAGASAVVQNITATGTSAPGYISAHPGPNPPVVSSVNYEASGQTRAALAFTTVSNADTTFFTSLVATDLVVDVVGYFSN
- a CDS encoding S8 family serine peptidase, whose protein sequence is MSRPGRKAAAFAVAAVVLMSMPPPSVALPVVSPAVGRTLAPVRGDGLSPRLAAVAELSPIGRSTHGLAVAAGLPASEVGSLLRDGRGRLVVDVTLAEPTAAALASLADVGAELIATDDGPVLATVAVPIGALRRLADLPTVTYVTEVVAPLRADRSVAPERRAPAAPSDPPCTTRTISEGDAHLGADDLRSVSGADGSGVVIGVISDSFDNLGGATADIAEGELPGPGNPCDRTSPVTVQAEFAGGGSDEGRAMLQIVHDLAPGADLVFASGFDGEVAMAAQIRQLGIDGADIITDDIGYLLEPMFQDGLIAQAIDENRTTRGVMHFTSAGNANAIVGGNDVASYESPAFRPSSCPVGVPVFQNACHDMDGGAAVDHGGGLTIVNGGEIVLALGWSEPMYGVTTDLDLYLVDTATGTIVAASELDNAANQRAGEFLSYRNTTGETRTFDIVVARYGASPDPTGTPRLRTVLVRSSGLSAVEYDESANGDIVGPTIFGHSAESTAVSVAAIRYDTTTAPERFSSRGPASLCWQQVSGVSPRPAISPCASSTIDITATDGAVNSFFGSPAGPDFRFFGTSAAAPHAAAVAAVLADARPCADADDIESALTDGAAPIGAFDVDAVGAGRVDAVASLTALGDEASCRPTIGAIADITVTPGRSTDPITISVADADDAASSLTVTADSDNPSLLPDGNIAIDGAGAIRSMTITAPADADGTVEVAVTVADPGGRTATTRFDVRISFVDSDGDGVADADDNCPSIANPSQGDADGDGIGDVCEPATVAAFEPLTPTRYADSRDEDTFDGSHRATGPRPAGSGWEIQIAGRGHVPVGATAAVVNLTVLDGAGPGFATVHPCGSVPTASSVNYGPGGVEANEVVAKLSPVGTLCVFTLTQANVIVDVVGYVSAESPYEPFSPRRYADSRAESTFDGGFRATGTRRGGTSWQIEIAGRGEVPADATAVVANVTVTGGTDPGYATVYPCGTVPNASSLNYGPGITRPNEVVARLSPDGTMCVFTLTGVDVIVDVVGYLPADPGVETTGPRRYADSRAESTFDGVFRATGTRRAGTTWEIDIAGRGDIPDDAETVVANVTVIGRGGPGFATVYPCGTVPTASSLNYDTGVVRANEVVAKLSTSGALCVFTLTDADVVVDIAGHG
- a CDS encoding LLM class flavin-dependent oxidoreductase, producing the protein MKFVWFNLQPWPDLPENFRQEHRSVWVDIPSSLFDPERAHEVYNSYLDQLEFADELGFDGIGCNEHHQNGYGLMPSPNIIAAALARRTSNAAICVIGNSIVGYNPPTRVAEEFAMLDCISGGRLIAGFPVGTPMDTNFCLGQIPALTRDKYVESHDLIMKAWTEPEPFAFDGRYTKLRHVNIWPRPVQQPHPPVYIPGGGSIETWDFCLDHDYNYSYLSFSGYKAGKSLLDGFWQRREERGDRDDNPYRASFAQIIAVADTDEEAERLYAEHILYFFNNCLHVYPGFADPPGYRTLKTLKAGKLSQLRKESMELFQKLTWRDLVESGAVIAGSPDTVAEQMETLAADLRVGTVFCLMHTGNMPDWKVRNSSQLFAEKVMPRLKNIWPDHDPSPWWCSPMADRRTNDAASVDAARRPADIPADGVSDIEGAL